From Amycolatopsis sp. WQ 127309:
ATCCTGGTCCGGATGGACCTGAACGACGCCTCGTGGAGCGCGGTGCGCAACACGCCGGGTGTCACCGGGTTCGTCGGCGCCACCTCGCGGCCGTCTCCGCTGACCGTGGACGAGGTGCTGAAGTTCCTCGCCCCGAAGGTCGAGAACGAAGCCCCGGCCAAGGGCGGCAAGGGCGAGTCCGGCTCGGCCTCGGCCCCGCTCGGTGGCCCGGCCGTCGAGGTCGACTTCGAGATCGGCGAGTCGGTCACGGTCATGGACGGTCCGTTCGCGACCCTGCCGGCGACGATCTCCGAGGTCAACGTCGACGGGCAGAAGCTGAAGGTCCTGGTGTCGATCTTCGGCCGGGAGACCCCGGTCGAGCTGTCGTTCACGCAGGTCTCCAAGATCTGACGGCCGCCGCGCGGTCGCAGTCCCCACGTCCACGGCAGGTACGCGGGGAACGTAGTACAGGACAGGAAAAGAAATGCCACCCAAGAAGAAGAAGCTTGCGGCGATCATCAAGCTGCAGATCAAGGCGGGTGCGGCCAACCCCGCTCCGCCGGTCGGCCCGGCTCTGGGCCAGCACGGCGTCAACATCATGGAGTTCTGCAAGGCCTACAACGCCGCGACCGAGTCGCAGCGTGGGGACGTCGTCCCGGTCGAGATCTCCGTGTACGAGGACCGGTCGTTCGACTTCAAGCTGAAGACGCCGCCGGCCGCGCGCCTGCTGCTCAAGGCCGCTGGTGTCGAGAAGGGCTCCGGCGAGCCGCACAAGACCAAGGTCGCCAAGGTCACTTGGGACCAGGTCCGCGAGATCGCGAAGACCAAGGAGTCCGACCTCAACGCGCACGACATCGACCAGGCGGCGAAGATCATCGCCGGCACCGCCCGCTCCATGGGCATCACGGTCGTCTGACGTCTGACGTCTGCAGCTACACGTGGGAGAGCCCGGTGCGGCTCGTCACCACACTGATCCGTTTTTGAGAAGTTAAGGACAGAAGCATGACCAAGCACAGCAAGGCTTACCGCCAGGCTGCGGAGCTGATCGACAAGGCGCGGCTCTACGCGCCGCTCGACGCCGCGAAGCTGGCGAAGGAAACCTCCAAGACCAAGATGGACGCGACCGTCGAGGTCGCGATGCGTCTCGGTGTGGACCCGCGCAAGGCCGACCAGATGGTCCGCGGCACCGTGAACCTGCCGCACGGCACCGGTAAGACCGCCCGCGTCATCGTCTTCGCGGTCGGCGACAAGGCCGCCGAGGCCGAAGCCGCCGGCGCCGACGCGGTCGGCACCGACGAGCTGATCGAGCGCATCCAGGGTGGCTGGCTCGACTTCGACGCCGCGATCGCGACGCCGGACCAGATGGCCAAGGTGGGCCGCATCGCCCGCATCCTCGGCCCGCGTGGCCTGATGCCGAACCCGAAGACCGGCACCGTGACCCCCGCGGTCACCAAGGCGGTCCAGGACATCAAGGGCGGAAAGATCAACTTCCGCGTCGACAAGCAGGCCAACCTGCACCTGGTGATCGGCAAGGCTTCCTTCGACACCGAGAAGCTGGTCGAGAACTACGCGGCGGCGCTGGACGAGATCCTCCGCGCCAAGCCGTCGTCCGCGAAGGGCCGTTACCTGAAGAAGGTCACCTTCGCCACGACGATGGGCCCGGGCATCCCGGTCGACCCGCTGCGGACTCGCAACCTCCTCTCCGAGGACGCGAACATCTGAGTCGGACATCACCGGAAAGGGCGCTCCCGCTTGCTGCGGGGGCGCCCTTTCTTCGTGTCTCATGGACGTCATGCCGACTTTCGCGTCGTTCGACGGGCTCCAGCTGAACTACACCGTGTGGGAGGGCGACGGTGCCGCCCAAGCCGCCCGCCCGGTGCTGCTGCAGCACGGTTTCGCCGCCGACACGAACGCGAACTGGATCGCCACCGGCGTCGTCGCCGCCCTGCGCAAGGCCGGCCTCACGGTCATCTCCCTGGACGCCCGCGGCCACGGCCGTTCCGAGAAACCGCACGACGAGTCCCGCTACACCGAGACGACGATGGCCCGCGACGTCTCGGCGTTGCTGGACGAGCTGGCCCTGGACGAAGTCTCGATGGTCGGCTACTCGATGGGCGCGATCATCGCCCTGGCGGTCACGGCGGCGGACAAGCGCATCCGCCGCCTCGCAACAGGCGGAGTGGGCTCAGGCATCGTCGACTTCGGCGGGGTCGACCTACGCGTCGTCAAGCCGGCCGACATCGCCTCGGCCCTGCTGGCCGAGGACCCGACCACGGTCCCGCCGTCCGGAGTCCCCTTCCGCCTCTTGGCCGACGCCGTTGGCGGCGACCGCCAGGCCTTGGCGGCGGTGGCACTGGCGTCGCGCGAGGGAGTGGTGGACCTGTCGGCCATCGGCGTCCCGACACTGGTACTGGCGGGCGACCAGGACGTCTTGGCCGCAGAACCCGAACGCCTGGCGGCGGCGATCGCCGGAGCGAGGTTGGTCCGAATCCCGGGCGACCACATGACGGCGGTCATGGCCCCGGCGTTCTCGGAGGCGCTGGTGTCGTTCCTGTCGGCCCCGCACCCGCGCTAGCGATTCCCCGTCGGGGGAGCCGGGCATGTACTCGGGTCGTTGGAATGACCGGTGATCAGCCACTGTCCCAGCTCCACCTTGGTGAGCGTGAAGCTTCCCAGAAGCGGTCCGCCCTGCACGCTGTACCAGCACGAGTGGATGGTCATCGGGCTTTGGATCAGCATGCTGGAGATGGGCCGCACGGCGTAGATGTAGGAGTTCATGTCCGTGACCTTGCTGCTCAAGGCCGGTACGGCCGAAGCGCAGTCCGGGTAACCGAGGTCACGGCCGAACTGCAGCTGGGCCTCGTTGCTCATCAGGAGGCAGACGTGGTCGACCTTGCTCTCCGGTGAATCCGGCTTGCCGATCGCGTCGTAGATCCCGCGTACCGCTTGGAACGGGTCGGTGGGCAGGCTCTGGTTGGTGTGGTACTTGCCCCCTCCGTGCTGCACGAAGGTCTGCGTGTCCTCACCTTTGTCACTGGGGAAGTAGTGGTTGTACAGCCACGTTCCCGCCACCACCAGCACGACGAACGCCAGCACCCACGCGATGATCTTCTTGCCCAGCCACGTCAGCCACTTCGGCGCGGGACGCCGGCGCCGTTCGGCCGGGACGAGTTCGTGCGACGGGCCAGGCGGGAGCGGTGGCTGACCGCCGTACTGCGTGGCCGGGTAGCCCTGGGGCGCCTGGACCTGCCCCGCTCCAGGTTGTGGCGCCGGTTGGTTGCCCTGCTGGGTCTGGGTGAACCTCAGGTAGTCCTGGAACTGCTGGAACTGGCGGAACTGCTCCAGCTCCGCGGGATCGACCGGCGGCGGGGAAGGCGGGGGAGGCGGAGAGGTGGGCGTGTGAGAGCCCGCCGGTTCGACTTCCGCGCCCGGCTTTCCGTCATCACGCTGCTCCGCCACGTGACCATGATGCCCTCCGGAGCACGCGAAGGAACCCCCAGCCGCCCTAAAGGCAGGTCGGAGCGAGCCCGGCAAACCCACCAGGTATAGTTACCGACAGTTCTACCGAAGACCGCTGGTTATCCGAGTGCCCCCACGGACACGAGGAACGAAGGCCCCGCATCGCCGGGCGGCCCGCGCAGGAGGAACGAGGCCGGACACACTTGTGTGCCCATCAACGCCCCGCGCCTGCTGCGCGAGGGCGTTTTGTCGTTTCGGGGGCTCTTCGGGCCAGTGGAAACACTAGCCAAGAGAGGAGGCGACCATGGCGAAGCCCGACAAGGTGGCGGCCGTCGCCGAGATCGCGGAGAGCTTCCGCAGCAGCTCGGCCACCGTCGTTACCCAGTACACCGGCCTCTCCGTGTCCCAGCTGTCCCAGCTGCGCCGCGCTCTCGGCACCAGTGCCAAGTACCGGGTCGCGAAGAACACCCTCGTCAAGCGGGCCGCCGAGGACGCCGGCGTCACGGGGCTCGAAGACCTGTTCGTCGGCGCGACCGCCATCGCCTTCGTCGAGGGTGAAGCGGTCGACGCCGCCAAGGCGCTTCGCGACTTCGCGAAGGACAACAACGCGCTTGTGATCAAGGGCGGCTACATGGACGGCAAAGCGCTGTCCGTGGACGAGATCAACAAGATCGCCGATCTCGACAGCCGTGAGGTCCTGCTCGCCAAGGCGGCGGGCGCGTTCAAGGCGAAGCTGTCCCAGGCCGCCGCGCTGTTCCAGGCGCCGGCGTCCCAGGTCGCCCGCCTGGCTGCCGCGCTGGAGGAGAAGCAGCGCAACGCCACCGGTACCGAAGCAGCCGAAGCACCCGCCGAGAGCTGATCCACCCCCCATCCCGAACGTTTCTTTAGTTCGTTTTTCTGAGAGGAAGCCATCATGGCGAAGCTGAGCACCGCCGAGCTGATCGACGCCTTCAAGGAGCTCACCCTCCTCGAGCTGTCCGAGTTCGTGAAGGAGTTCGAGGAGACCTTCGACGTCACCGCCGCCGCTCCGGCCGCTGCCGCCGCGCCGGTCGCCGCCGCTGCCGCCCCGGTCGAGGAGCAGGACGAGTTCGACGTCATCCTCGAGGGTGCGGGCGACAAGAAGATCCAGGTCATCAAGGTCGTCCGCGAGGTCGTCTCGGGTCTGGGCCTGAAGGAGGCCAAGGAGCTGGTCGAGGCCGCTCCCAAGGCCCTCCTGGAGAAGGTCGACAAGGAGGCCGCCGAGGCCGCCAAGGAGAAGCTCGAGGCTGCGGGCGCCAAGATCTCCATCAAGTGATCTCGGGCGCGCAAGCGCCTACGCACCACCTCGTGAAGGGGCGGGCACCCACCGGGTGCCCGCCCTTCGCTGTGCGATCCCCTAGGAGTGGTGTCCGGTCGGCCCCCGGGGTCCCTAAATCGTGGGTTCGGGGCTCGGTTGCCCTGCGACCACGCATTCCGTCGACTAAGTTGCCGCTAGTTGCCGATCACGGCGGGATGACGATGCCGCCGGGGCTGGCCAGAAAAGAAAACTCGTGAGTAACCTGTTCGCACTCAGCTCGTTGCACCTGGTTGAC
This genomic window contains:
- the rplL gene encoding 50S ribosomal protein L7/L12; the encoded protein is MAKLSTAELIDAFKELTLLELSEFVKEFEETFDVTAAAPAAAAAPVAAAAAPVEEQDEFDVILEGAGDKKIQVIKVVREVVSGLGLKEAKELVEAAPKALLEKVDKEAAEAAKEKLEAAGAKISIK
- the rplK gene encoding 50S ribosomal protein L11, with the protein product MPPKKKKLAAIIKLQIKAGAANPAPPVGPALGQHGVNIMEFCKAYNAATESQRGDVVPVEISVYEDRSFDFKLKTPPAARLLLKAAGVEKGSGEPHKTKVAKVTWDQVREIAKTKESDLNAHDIDQAAKIIAGTARSMGITVV
- a CDS encoding alpha/beta fold hydrolase; its protein translation is MPTFASFDGLQLNYTVWEGDGAAQAARPVLLQHGFAADTNANWIATGVVAALRKAGLTVISLDARGHGRSEKPHDESRYTETTMARDVSALLDELALDEVSMVGYSMGAIIALAVTAADKRIRRLATGGVGSGIVDFGGVDLRVVKPADIASALLAEDPTTVPPSGVPFRLLADAVGGDRQALAAVALASREGVVDLSAIGVPTLVLAGDQDVLAAEPERLAAAIAGARLVRIPGDHMTAVMAPAFSEALVSFLSAPHPR
- the rplJ gene encoding 50S ribosomal protein L10; this translates as MAKPDKVAAVAEIAESFRSSSATVVTQYTGLSVSQLSQLRRALGTSAKYRVAKNTLVKRAAEDAGVTGLEDLFVGATAIAFVEGEAVDAAKALRDFAKDNNALVIKGGYMDGKALSVDEINKIADLDSREVLLAKAAGAFKAKLSQAAALFQAPASQVARLAAALEEKQRNATGTEAAEAPAES
- the rplA gene encoding 50S ribosomal protein L1; this translates as MTKHSKAYRQAAELIDKARLYAPLDAAKLAKETSKTKMDATVEVAMRLGVDPRKADQMVRGTVNLPHGTGKTARVIVFAVGDKAAEAEAAGADAVGTDELIERIQGGWLDFDAAIATPDQMAKVGRIARILGPRGLMPNPKTGTVTPAVTKAVQDIKGGKINFRVDKQANLHLVIGKASFDTEKLVENYAAALDEILRAKPSSAKGRYLKKVTFATTMGPGIPVDPLRTRNLLSEDANI